From Coturnix japonica isolate 7356 chromosome 1, Coturnix japonica 2.1, whole genome shotgun sequence, the proteins below share one genomic window:
- the FMC1 gene encoding protein FMC1 homolog: MAALGSPLRTLRELLRELRHISGRAYRDTAAYRHVLNAFRAHRVTSEKLCRAQQELHFQAATYLCLLRSVRQHQALHREYHGRGERSPEEVAGLVGFRLPRQPGGKG; the protein is encoded by the exons ATGGCGGCGCTGGGCTCTCCGCTGCGGACGCTCCGTGAGCTGCTCCGCGAGCTGCGGCACATCAGCGGACGCGCCTACCGCGACACGGCCGCGTACCGGCACGTCCTCAACGCCTTCCGCGCTCACCGG GTGACCAGCGAGAAGCTGTGCCGGgcccagcaggagctgcacttCCAGGCCGCCACCTACCTGTGCTTGCTGCGCAGCGTGCGGCAGCACCAGGCCCTGCACCGCGAGTACCACGGCCGCGGGGAGCGCTCCCCAGAGGAGGTGGCGGGGCTGGTGGGATTCAGGCTGCCCCGGCAGCCGGGGGGGAAGGGCTGA